The following DNA comes from Desulfovibrio intestinalis.
TTGAGGAGTAGTAAATACCAGTGAGCGCCCAATTTTATACTATTGATGGCGAAGCGCTTGTGCGCTGTCGCCTGCTTTACGATATGGAAATTCTGCGCACCAGCTCTTCTGCAAGCATTCGGGTTGGGAGTTGCCGCAACACCTTTTCTTTGGCTTTGTAATCTGCCTCTTCATCCTCCGTTTTATACAGCGGCCGTATGGGAGAAAAAGAAACAAAAAGCGGGCCGTTGCCAGTTAATATCCATTCCGGGTTGGCACAGTTAAGCCGCATGAGAACAATCAGCCAATTGGCCGGGATACTTCCGCGCCGCTTCGCATCAGAAATGGAAGACTGTTTGACGCCTAGCAGGTCAGCCAGCTCTACCTGGGTTCTTTTGCCAGTAATAAGCTTTATGCGCCCCATTTGTTCGTCAAAATTTTGATTATCCACCCGCCCCTCACAATATTTGATTATCATCACGACCTACCATTGATAGTCAATCGAACTACAATAGTGGGTCAATTTTGTAAAGGGGCGCTGTATCCAGATGGCATGAAGAAGAACTTTGATGAAGATAAATTGGCGAAAACTTTCATGCCTGCGGTAATTCGAAGGTATCGTGATGCTGCTGGCTTGTCACAGCAAGAACTTGCAGATCAGGTCGGCATTTCCAAGAGCTACATATCCTCACTGGAACTCGGCTACAGAGCGCCCAACCTGAATCTGCTGGTGAAAATTGCCCAAAGTTTAGGCGTAGCGCCAGGAGAAATGGTTGACGCAATGGTTGCTGATGCAGAAAAATCTTGTGATTATTGATAAAAAATCAGTTGCGACTGATTTATAGGTTTACAGACGGGGCAGTTCAGGGTAGTTATCTCTTTCGTGTCGGGATGTAGCGCAGCCTGGGAGCGCACTTGAATGGGGTTCAAGGGGTCGAAGGTTCAAATCCTTTCATCCCGACCAGAGATTTGAAGGGAATTCATGGAAACATGAATTCCCTTTTTTCACTATAACTCTGAAACACGCTTGAATGGCATTCAAGAGGTCAAGACTTCAATTCTCTTCAGCTCCGCCATGTAGGTAATTAAAACCCCCGACCATTTTTCAATGATCGGGGGTTTTTGGTGTGCCTTGGTTGGGGATTGCCCACAGCAGAGAAGATCAAGTGAGTTTGAGATTGAAATAATATCCTATAATTATTAATAGCAGAACATTAAAAGCTAAATTTAGCACGGAGTACACCATGCACCTACTTAATACCGTCTCATTACTGACACCAGATGGATATTTTTATAAGGCTGAAAACTGTCACGGTGGACTTTTGCCTGGTAGCGCTGTGAACATAGCCCCTCCAAAACTTAAGCCCTATGAATCAGCCAGAATCAATGAAGCAAAAAATGATTGGATTATTGAGGAAGACCTTAACGGATTACATGCTCCTGCCTTTGATTTTAATGAAGTGGATCAGGAGTCTTTTATTTTTGATGATAGGTTTTATACGCATATTCCAGACGTTAAATACTCCTTAGCAACACTTAGAGCATTGTCACGACATGCTGTTCACAGAGTTCGAACAAAAAATGGTGATAGATTTTTCAATTTTCGCGGAATGGAAACACAAAATCGCTTGATTTATCTTAATAATAACCTAAATATAATTGCCAAAGAAACTGTTGCTGCATATAATTTTTTATATAATTCCACTGGAGTACCATGCGATAATTATCTGAATATTCTTTCGAAAACAAAGTTTGGAATAGAACAGTCAATATATTGCATGAAATTGTCTTTTGATTACCTTATCCAAATAGCATCTTATTTCCTTTTCAAAAAACGAAAATTAGATTCACTAGGCGCATTTTTGAAACTTTTGGGGAAAAACAACGATAATGCCCTAAAAGTAAAAGAATTAATATTCAGCCGCTATACAGATAAGAATTTTAATTTTTTAAAATTTTTGAATGGCATTGCAAACTGCTACAAGCATTCATACCTCCAAGCATTTGCAGATTGCCTTCATGGGAAAGGAGTTCCTAGCGTTATAACTGTCCACTTGGAAAAAAACGACGTTATAACTGTTTCAAATGGTCAATATCTGCAACTTATCTATGGTTTTCATGTTAGTATGGCTGAATCTATGAGTTCAATAAAAGATACGCTATCAGAGGACATACGCTGTTACTTTGAACAGAGGGAAAATGACCCAATGGGTTTTATCTAATTTCCTTGATCTTTTCTGCTGTGGGCAATCCCCAACTAAGCACCCAAAACCCCCGAACTCTATGTGATGATCGGGGGGTTTTAAACTTTCTGGTGGAGCTGGACAGGATTGAACTGACGGCCTCTTCAATGACATTTAAGTGCGCTAAACGAGAAAAGGGAATTCATGTTTCCATGAATTCCCTTCAAATCTCTGGTCGGGATGAAAGGATTTGAACCTTCGACCCCTTGAACCCCATTCAAGTGCGCTCCCAGGCTGCGCTACATCCCGACGCGAGAGAGATAACTACGCTGAACCACCTGGTGTGTCAACACATTTTCTAAACTATTTTTTGCGAATCAAGGCTAACCCCACCAATGGCGGCAGATACAGCCTAATATCGCCTTCCTGCCGATCTGGCAGCGGGGTTGTAAAATGCTCCGTTACCTGGGCCTCTGCATCAAGGTTGCCGTGCCCGCCAAAGCGTTTTTCGTCAGAACTCATCATCTCCACGTACTTGCCGGGGGTTACGGCAAACGTCAGGGCTTTTTGCGCTTCAAGTTCATGAAAATTAAATACAAAAAGTAATTGCCCGCGTTCAAAGGCCAGCAGGCGTTTTTCTTCATGAATAAAACGAAAAACTGGCTTCTGGCAAAAGCTCTCAAGGTGAGGGCGAACAAGCTCAAGCATCTGCGTTTTGTCCCAGGCGGCCAGCAGGCTGTACCTGAGTTCGGGGGCATCAGCCAAATGCCACTGCCTGTGGGCGTAAGCCTCTGCGTCCAGCCATTCGGGATGCCCGAACTCATTACCCATAAAGTTCAGATACCCCGCATCTGCCGTTGCCAGCGTGATGAACCGCATGAGCCGATAAAAAGCAAGCCCACGCGACACATGCCAATTATCAGTAGCAACAGACATGTGGCTGTACATGCGATTACCAAGCAGCCGCCATATCATTGCATCCTCGCCATTGATGCACTGGTCGTGGCACTCCACATAGCTGATGGTGCGGTCATACGGGCGGTAATTCGTCATTTCGTACCACAGGCTGCCCATGTCGCGTGGTTCTTCAATGCATTTGGCCCAATAGTCCGGTATGCCCATAGCAAAGCGGTAGTCAAAACCCAGCCCGCCGTCTTCCGGCTGGCAGGTCAGGCCGGGCATGCCTGAAAATTCCTCGGCAATGGAAAGGGCAGAGGGGTAAAGCTCGTGGATAAGCGTGTTAGCCATGCACAGGTACAACTCGCCCTTCTCATTGGTGCGCGGCAGGCCCACTTTGTCATAAAAGCAATGACTGACATGAATGAAATCGTCATCCTTGCCGTGATCGCGATACAGAATGTTGCCCACAGCATCAAAGCGGAACCCATCAACCCTGAACTCTTCAAGCCAGTAGCGGCAGTTGGAAAGCAGAAAGCGGCGTGCCATTTCTTGACAGAAATCAAAAGAGGGCGTTCCCCACTGATTAAACTGATCGGTGAAAAAATAACTGCTTCCGTCATACTGCGCCAAACCCTGCTCTGTATTGGGGCAGGCGTGCCCATGTGGAATGTCGAGCACAACCGCAAGGCCAAGTCCGTGCGCTGCGTCAACCAGAGCCTTGAATTCGTCTGGCGTGCCGTAGCGTGAAGACGGGGCAAAGTAACTGCTGACCTGATACCCGAAGGAGCGGTACAGGGGATGCTCAAGAATGCCCATAAGCTGCACCACTGTGTAGCCGCGTTCACGGATGAGGGGCAGAATATGGTGAGTAAAATTGGCGTAACTGCCCACACTGTCTGCGCTGTGGTGCAGGGCTGGCTGCGCCATGCCCACATGCACCTCATAAATGCGTGGAAAGGACTCCACACGAGGCCTGCGGTGCTTGAAACGGAATGGCTCTTCCGGCTGCCAGAGGCGGGCGCACCATTGCCCAGGCATGGTCTGGTCCTGCTCAACCCAACGGGCGAAGGCGGGTACTCTGCGCAAGGCACGGCCCTGGGCGTCGTCGCCCGTGACTGCATCGGCCTGAACTCGCAGCTCCATATATGTGCCGTGCTGCAAGGCATCGTGCGGTAAGGTGAGTTCAAAAAAACCGTCATTGTCGCGTTGGTATTGATAGCGTGCATGACGCTGAAAATTGAGTTTGTCTGTGGTCAGCCATACCGCGCTTGCATTGGGCATGTATTCACGCAGACGCCATACGGGCTTTCCTGAGGCGTCTTTGGCCTCATGTACCCCAAGGGTGGCGTGCAGATCGGCATACGACCGCAAAGATCCATAGAGGCCATTTATACGCTCTATTTCAGCTTTGAATCTGTCGCTTCTTGCGAGCAGGAAGGAACGGTAGGACTCCAGCTCTGGGTCCTGCAAGGGATTTTGTGGAATTTGTTGGGTCATGGCGGCCTCCACGGACTGGTTCGCCCAGGGAGAGGGGGCGCAGGCGCGTCATGCAAGCGAAACCGCCCGGCAGACAAGGCTGCCGGGCGGAAAAAGGTATTCTAGCTGTGTGCGTGCCACTGCTTGCCAGAAAGGGTGGCAAGGCAGTCTATAAGGGCCTGAGTGCCCTGGTCACCCTGGCCTCTGGCCTGCATGCTGCGGTACAACTGTTCAGCCAAGCCTATGCCGGGCAGCACAATCTGCATGCGGCGGCATTCATCGAGGCAAAGGCCGAGGTCTTTAATGAAGTGATTGATGAAAAAGCCAGGGTCAAAGTCCTGCTTGAGAATGCGGCGGCCAAGGGTATCCATCGCCTTGCTGCCAGCAGCGCCCTGCACCACCAGCTCCAGCCATTTGGCTACATCCAGACCTGCTTCCTGCGCAAAAAA
Coding sequences within:
- a CDS encoding helix-turn-helix domain-containing protein is translated as MDNQNFDEQMGRIKLITGKRTQVELADLLGVKQSSISDAKRRGSIPANWLIVLMRLNCANPEWILTGNGPLFVSFSPIRPLYKTEDEEADYKAKEKVLRQLPTRMLAEELVRRISIS
- a CDS encoding helix-turn-helix domain-containing protein is translated as MKKNFDEDKLAKTFMPAVIRRYRDAAGLSQQELADQVGISKSYISSLELGYRAPNLNLLVKIAQSLGVAPGEMVDAMVADAEKSCDY
- a CDS encoding alpha-amylase family glycosyl hydrolase, which encodes MTQQIPQNPLQDPELESYRSFLLARSDRFKAEIERINGLYGSLRSYADLHATLGVHEAKDASGKPVWRLREYMPNASAVWLTTDKLNFQRHARYQYQRDNDGFFELTLPHDALQHGTYMELRVQADAVTGDDAQGRALRRVPAFARWVEQDQTMPGQWCARLWQPEEPFRFKHRRPRVESFPRIYEVHVGMAQPALHHSADSVGSYANFTHHILPLIRERGYTVVQLMGILEHPLYRSFGYQVSSYFAPSSRYGTPDEFKALVDAAHGLGLAVVLDIPHGHACPNTEQGLAQYDGSSYFFTDQFNQWGTPSFDFCQEMARRFLLSNCRYWLEEFRVDGFRFDAVGNILYRDHGKDDDFIHVSHCFYDKVGLPRTNEKGELYLCMANTLIHELYPSALSIAEEFSGMPGLTCQPEDGGLGFDYRFAMGIPDYWAKCIEEPRDMGSLWYEMTNYRPYDRTISYVECHDQCINGEDAMIWRLLGNRMYSHMSVATDNWHVSRGLAFYRLMRFITLATADAGYLNFMGNEFGHPEWLDAEAYAHRQWHLADAPELRYSLLAAWDKTQMLELVRPHLESFCQKPVFRFIHEEKRLLAFERGQLLFVFNFHELEAQKALTFAVTPGKYVEMMSSDEKRFGGHGNLDAEAQVTEHFTTPLPDRQEGDIRLYLPPLVGLALIRKK